Proteins encoded together in one Laribacter hongkongensis DSM 14985 window:
- the rpsJ gene encoding 30S ribosomal protein S10 has protein sequence MQNQKIRIRLKAFDYHLIDRSAQEIVDTAKRTGAVVKGPVPLPTKIERFDILRSPHVNKTSRDQFEIRTHLRLMDIIDPTDKTVDALMKLDLPAGVDVEIKLQ, from the coding sequence ATGCAAAACCAGAAAATCCGCATTCGCCTGAAGGCATTCGATTACCACCTGATCGACCGTTCGGCCCAAGAAATCGTTGACACCGCCAAGCGTACCGGCGCTGTCGTCAAGGGTCCGGTGCCGCTGCCGACCAAGATCGAGCGTTTCGACATTCTGCGTTCGCCGCACGTCAACAAGACTTCGCGCGACCAGTTTGAAATCCGCACTCACCTGCGCCTGATGGATATCATCGATCCGACCGACAAGACTGTCGACGCATTGATGAAGCTCGATCTGCCGGCCGGTGTCGACGTCGAGATCAAGCTGCAGTAA